From a single Miscanthus floridulus cultivar M001 chromosome 8, ASM1932011v1, whole genome shotgun sequence genomic region:
- the LOC136476307 gene encoding ADP-ribosylation factor 3, producing MGIVFTRLFSSVFGNREARILVLGLDNAGKTTILYRLQMGEVVSTIPTIGFNVETVQYNNIKFQVWDLGGQTSIRPYWRCYFPNTQAIIYVVDSSDTDRLVTAKEEFHAILEEDELKGAVVLVYANKQDLPGALDDAAITESLELHKIKSRQWAIFKTSAIKGEGLFEGLDWLSNTLKSGSS from the exons ATGGGCATCGTGTTCACGCGGCTCTTCTCGTCGGTCTTCGGCAACCGCGAGGCTCGCATCCTCGTCCTCGGCCTGGACAATGCCGGCAAGACCACCATACTCT ATAGGCTGCAGATGGGAGAGGTCGTCTCCACGATCCCAA CAATCGGGTTCAACGTGGAGACGGTGCAGTACAACAACATCAAGTTCCAAGTATGGGATCTCG GTGGTCAAACAAGCATCAG GCCATATTGGCGGTGCTACTTTCCAAACACCCAGGCTATCATATATGTTGTTGATTCAAGTGATACAGATAGGCTTGTAACAGCAAAAGAAGAATTCCATGCCATCCTTGAG GAGGACGAGCTTAAAGGTGCAGTTGTCCTTGTATATGCAAATAAGCAG GATCTTCCAGGCGCACTCGATGATGCtgccattacagagtcattagaACTGCACAAGATTAAGAGCCGCCAATGGGCGATTTTCAAAACATCTGCAATAAAAGGAGAGGGGCTCTTCGAAGGTTTGGACTG GCTCAGTAACACACTCAAATCTGGAAGCAGCTAA